A genomic window from Silene latifolia isolate original U9 population chromosome Y, ASM4854445v1, whole genome shotgun sequence includes:
- the LOC141630390 gene encoding uncharacterized protein LOC141630390, whose amino-acid sequence MDVFTIVSYEGPHEASCVVRKPSLDHPNLRGEFISNAIKHLVKEDWGAKVSLLRASITKEFNFKISYWKTWMAKQRAMADLYGDWEESYAYLPRYLDALKEVNPGTAVHFVNKPTNDPNVQQFDKVFWSFGPSIKGFPHCRPIITIDGTHLYGKYSGTMLIAMGVDANEQLFPLAFAIVERENYENWSWFLACIRHYVTNRRGLCVLSDRQGGILKSMSQPGSGWEEPYAFHRYCIRHHASNINKMFKDSDLKSTF is encoded by the coding sequence ATGGATGTTTTCACGATTGTGTCATACGAAGGGCCACATGAAGCTTCTTGTGTGGTTCGGAAACCATCTCTTGATCATCCAAATTTAAGGGGTGAGTTTATTAGCAATGCTATTAAGCATCTTGTGAAAGAAGATTGGGGGGCTAAGGTGAGTTTGTTAAGGGCATCCATAACAAAGGAGTTCAACTTCAAGATCTCTTATTGGAAGACTTGGATGGCAAAACAAAGAGCAATGGCGGATCTTTATGGAGATTGGGAGGAGTCTTATGCTTATCTTCCCCGTTACTTAGATGCTTTAAAAGAGGTTAATCCGGGAACCGCCGTCCATTTTGTCAATAAGCCCACTAATGATCCCAATGTCCAACAATTTGATAAAGTTTTTTGGTCATTTGGTCCCTCTATCAAAGGCTTCCCACATTGTAGGCCAATAATTACCATAGATGGCACTCATCTTTATGGTAAATATAGTGGGACTATGTTGATTGCAATGGGAGTTGATGCAAATGAACAACTCTTTCCGTTAGCGTTTGCCATTGTTGAGAGGGAGAACTATGAGAATTGGAGTTGGTTTTTGGCTTGCATAAGACATTATGTGACAAATCGTAGAGGTCTTTGTGTCTTGTCCGATCGCCAAGGGGGTATTTTGAAGTCAATGAGTCAACCGGGAAGTGGTTGGGAAGAGCCATACGCTTTTCATAGGTATTGTATTAGACATCATGCATCAAATATCAACAAGATGTTCAAAGATTCCGATTTAAAATCAACTTTCTGA